The following are encoded in a window of Syngnathoides biaculeatus isolate LvHL_M chromosome 3, ASM1980259v1, whole genome shotgun sequence genomic DNA:
- the tnfaip8l3 gene encoding tumor necrosis factor alpha-induced protein 8-like protein 3 — MDSDSGEQSDGDLSPGHESFNSRSLTLQAQKKILSKMATMVVANMLTDDTSSEILDELYKTSREFTKSKKEAHKIIKDVIKIALKIGILYRNHQFSPDELDTVERFKKKMNQAAMTAVSFYEVEYTFDRNILSELLLECRDLLHTLVEQHLTARSHARIDHVFNHFAHGEFLAELYGDGDDYRLSLRKICNGINKLLDEGTL, encoded by the coding sequence GACACGAGAGCTTCAACTCGCGCTCCCTGACTCTACAAGCCCAAAAAAAGATCCTGAGCAAGATGGCGACCATGGTGGTGGCCAACATGCTGACGGACGACACCAGCAGCGAGATCTTGGACGAGCTCTACAAGACCAGCCGCGAATTCACCAAGAGCAAGAAGGAGGCCCACAAGATCATCAAGGATGTCATCAAGATCGCCCTGAAGATCGGGATCCTTTACCGCAACCACCAGTTCAGCCCCGACGAGCTGGACACGGTGGAGCGCTTCAAGAAAAAGATGAACCAGGCGGCCATGACGGCGGTGTCCTTCTACGAGGTGGAGTACACCTTCGACCGGAATATTCTGTCCGAGCTCCTGCTGGAGTGCCGGGACTTGCTCCACACGCTGGTCGAGCAGCACCTGACGGCTCGGTCGCACGCTCGCATCGACCATGTTTTCAACCATTTCGCCCACGGCGAGTTCCTAGCCGAGCTGTACGGAGACGGAGACGATTACAGACTCTCTCTGCGGAAGATCTGCAACGGCATCAACAAACTGCTGGACGAGGGGACGCTTTAA